From a single Herpetosiphonaceae bacterium genomic region:
- a CDS encoding ATP-dependent 6-phosphofructokinase, giving the protein MAAPIRRIGMLTSGGDAPGLNAVIRAVVKTAEIEYGWKVIGIEDGFEGLLTPPHIRNMGVEDVRGILSRGGTILGTTNKGHFRTIEVDGKIQRDPAPYKELAQNMRRMGLDALVVIGGEGSQGIASELAKYGVRAVGVPKTIDNDLYGSDRTFGFDTALTVATEALDRLHTTAASHDRVMVLEVMGRDAGWIALHSGLGGGADIILIPEIPFSTEAVASKVMSRDFQGSNFSIIVCAEGAVEKGGQQIYQSTTGTLGGIGSYVANEVAKRTGKDSRVVVLGHLQRGGEPTPYDRILATRFGAAAVRELAEGRYGEVVVLRGGIITTIPMIECAGKVKNVPIDDEMVRTARGLGISFGDEDVSELLPELTEVEAISTDLKADDDTAED; this is encoded by the coding sequence ATGGCAGCTCCCATTCGCCGCATCGGCATGTTGACCAGCGGTGGTGATGCGCCTGGCTTGAACGCGGTGATCCGTGCGGTCGTCAAAACGGCAGAGATCGAGTATGGCTGGAAGGTCATCGGGATCGAAGACGGCTTTGAAGGGCTGCTGACACCGCCGCATATTCGCAACATGGGCGTCGAGGATGTGCGCGGGATCTTGTCGCGGGGCGGTACGATTCTCGGCACGACCAATAAGGGGCATTTTCGGACGATCGAGGTCGATGGCAAGATCCAGCGCGATCCGGCGCCCTATAAGGAGCTGGCGCAGAACATGCGCCGCATGGGGCTGGATGCGCTGGTGGTGATCGGCGGCGAGGGTAGCCAGGGGATTGCCAGCGAGCTAGCCAAGTATGGCGTGCGTGCCGTCGGCGTGCCCAAGACGATCGACAACGACCTGTATGGCAGCGATAGAACCTTCGGCTTCGATACCGCGCTGACGGTCGCGACGGAGGCGCTGGATCGGCTGCATACCACGGCGGCCAGCCACGATCGGGTGATGGTCCTGGAGGTGATGGGCCGCGATGCAGGCTGGATCGCGCTGCACTCAGGGCTGGGCGGCGGCGCCGATATTATTTTGATCCCAGAGATCCCTTTCAGCACCGAGGCGGTCGCCTCCAAGGTGATGAGCCGCGATTTTCAGGGATCGAATTTCTCGATCATCGTCTGCGCGGAGGGCGCGGTTGAAAAAGGCGGCCAGCAGATCTACCAGTCGACAACCGGCACGCTGGGCGGGATCGGCTCCTATGTGGCAAACGAGGTTGCCAAGCGCACCGGCAAAGATAGCCGGGTGGTTGTGCTGGGCCACTTGCAACGCGGCGGCGAGCCCACGCCGTACGATCGCATCCTGGCAACGCGCTTTGGCGCTGCGGCGGTGCGCGAGCTGGCCGAGGGGCGCTACGGCGAGGTCGTGGTGCTGCGCGGTGGTATCATCACGACGATCCCGATGATCGAGTGCGCCGGTAAAGTCAAGAATGTGCCGATCGATGATGAGATGGTCCGCACGGCGCGCGGCCTTGGCATCTCCTTTGGAGATGAAGATGTCAGCGAGCTCCTGCCAGAGCTGACGGAGGTTGAAGCGATCAGCACCGATCTCAAGGCAGATGACGATACAGCGGAGGATTAG
- a CDS encoding LysM peptidoglycan-binding domain-containing protein, with product MQRLTWYKRLWLRLLISALAPALVACGGAVLEGRPTVQPVVRLTPAPTQDVGATQTAYSMRSIPTPTPAGLYVVRPGDTLGKIADNFETTVDEIMALNSIADPNKIEVGQQLTIPTLLTPTAESDESLTPTP from the coding sequence ATGCAACGATTGACGTGGTACAAGCGGCTCTGGCTCCGCCTGCTGATCTCGGCGCTCGCGCCCGCGCTCGTCGCCTGTGGCGGCGCTGTGCTTGAGGGCCGTCCGACGGTACAGCCGGTCGTGCGGCTGACGCCAGCGCCGACGCAGGATGTCGGCGCTACGCAGACGGCATACTCGATGCGCAGCATTCCAACTCCGACACCGGCTGGATTGTACGTGGTTAGGCCGGGCGATACGCTCGGTAAGATCGCCGATAACTTCGAGACGACGGTCGATGAGATCATGGCGCTCAACAGCATCGCCGATCCGAATAAGATCGAAGTCGGTCAGCAGTTGACTATTCCAACGCTGCTCACGCCTACCGCCGAATCCGACGAAAGTCTCACGCCCACCCCTTGA